The sequence TTAATAAGCTTGCTGGCTTATTcattatctctctttctctgtcacccACTCAGTCACATGAGTgcaaaaatcatttcattaggaaaagtgagaaaagtgaCTGGAGCTTTCACACTAAGTTTGGATATAAGTGAAGCTTGAAGGCTTAAATTAACTCTACATCGAGGGTGTGCACACCCAGGAACACACAAGCTGTTACACTGCTGCTGGCACCCTAACAGTTTATCTTTAATCAGTACCAACACACACAGGTTTGCGTGGCCAAAGCATCAGGAGCGCAGTTTTAGAAACTAACAGTGATAATGGCTCACTGATTATTCAGACTCATGTTGAGTCCTAACTGCAGAATGAAAGTTCTAACTGCACTCAAACAATTACAGTCTGCTTATGAGTGACTGATGATATTTACAGTGTCAAGACACAGCTggcatctatctatctatccatccatccatctatctatctatctatctagttcatttttttgtcctaCCAAAGATATGAAAGGTGCAGTCATTCTCCCACAGTTTCTTCAGAAATTGTCGGTCTTTATGCAGTGAGAACACTTCACAGCACCTCACAGCTCTCACATTACACCAAAGGCGTCAGAGTCTAATGATCACAGCATTTGAATTCTGACTGAGTGCTTCAGGAAAGACTAACAGAGCCAGAGCTGGAGTTTGCCAGCTGGTTGGTTATTCTCTACAGACACAGCACAGGAAAAGCTGTTGATGTGATGACTTCTCTTCACCCCACGGAAGAAATGAAATGGATCCAAAGAGGCATTGAGACTTTTACATTGAGACTCACGCGAAGGCATCTCATCAGACATCACTGGGACTGATAGTGAAGTGCTACTGATTCATAAAATAACTGCTAAGCGGgtaatttctctctttttcactgaAACTATTGATTCTGCATTACTAAATCTGGTCTCTGAGGCGCAGCCTGTCACCAGGCAAATTTCCATGCTTGTCCcagctgtttgtttacatcGATTTAAAAGTACAGCTGGGCCATCTTTATCGGTGTATTTACACATATTATTCCATTATCACTATCAATACCTATTCTGAAGGCTAATTCATAGATCTATCACTCATGACTCCACAGTGAAGCTATAAACATGGGAAACAGAACTTCGAAAAGAATACTCCAGTGATCACTTAAGTGACCACCAGGATGTTTCTTGACATTTTCCTGGCTTCATATTCTTCCTTTATGTTTGTTCTCCAGATGCCTTTTATTGGATTGACTTGATTTACTACTGTTTCCATTAGCCCAAAGTCGTGTAGACTTCTGAGAGGAATTTGTAATGCAGGCTTTCTTTTAAAAGTGTGTATTCTCCAAGCCCAAGCTAAAATGTCACTAATAAGTAATTTTGTCAGACGGGACTAATCTTTGCCCAGACCAACAGCATAGTAATACTCTCTATGGTGAGCAAATTGGCTTTTCCATGCAAAAATAAGCGAAGTGCTCCTTTAACAAACAAAGGACATTTATTGTCATCTATCAGACTAGTGTACTTTATTTGGAAAAAGACTGTTGTTAAATACTTTAGATACAATCAACTTTCTTGTCAGAATTTCTGGCTGGCAGTTGAAGAGCCTCTATGGGTTTTTATCAAAACTACTTTGGGTAACATCCAAAAGATCCTTCTCCTGTTTAAGCTCATTAGAGGCAGATGTCCTTCAGAATCTCCAGGATGTGGCCTGGGAGGAAATCTGCCATCCCCACTGATGTCCTTGCAACCAGTAACCTGTATTGTCAATCCAGCTTTGTTTATGCTTCCCCAGACTACAATTTAATTCACTTTGGAAGTGAGCACAATGTCCTAAAATTGTCAGATTTGatccttctctctgctttcattaTGTGAAGAATTTTCATATTCTTGAGCTAACCTGCAGtcatctctgcctctgtgctgaTTTAGGATTTCCTGTTTAGCAGCAGTGTTGTGGCTGCCTGTTATAGCTTTGATGACCAGTGCTCTCCAGCTGTGTCCTGTCTTTTTCATGGTGCTgaagtggggtttttttccccttctatCCATTTCCTTGCTTTtgccctgctgctgttttctccttctATTCGTGGTCATATGATTCGTGTTTCATGGGGTTATTTGTTGTTAGCTTGCCATGGCTTCTGCTGTCTTCTATGTGTAATGCCTGTAATAACTGTTCTTTTGTTGATACCCTCCCTCTCCTGTTTGCCTTTTCCCAGGCTGTCACAGCTCATGAAAATTTGCCTTTAATTGACttgctgtcctctctctctctctctctctctctctctgtctctctcgtctgctctatctgtctgtttgtgtgtctgtctctctctctggcagtCCTTGGTTTCACATTGTGTGATATGggcaaacacactgaacaagcCTACAgtaaaatcaacacacacacattcaatgTCAGATAAAATAAGCTCCATCAGATGGTCAAACAGTGTCTGTGTACTCTGAGGccaactgtatgtgtgtttaagtgtatgtctgtctgtctgtctgtgtggcatTGGATGGGAATAGTCACAAAGAAGTTTTAAAATAATGGAGGAGTGTAATGTCTCAGCGGGTTGTATTTAGTGTGAGAGGCGTGGGACCCATCTGGCTTTGCTGaatgtgtggtgtggtgtgtgtgtgtgtgtgtgtgtgtgtgtgtgtgtgtgtacatgtatttcACTatttgtggggacaaaaatctgttttcacagtcacactgtgaggacctaccttacttatggggataAAAGTCCCAACAACATAaaccattaaatattagggtgaagacttgctttaaggttaggctgcAGTCAGGGTTAAGTTACGAGTTAGGATTAGGTAAGCAATGATTGGTGtcatggttaggtggtggttatgtctccaggaaattaatgtaacaAAAGTGATCAAAACAAGACTAAACACGAAAACAAGATGATCAGATTTAATAcactgctgacagacacaccCTTCAACCTGTGTCTTAAACCATGAAGACTCAGGATCATAAAATGTAATATCAGGGAGGTTTGCACAGTGAATAAAATTCTCAGGAACCGAGTGCAATAAAGACTGATGGCTAACTGATATTACTGAATATGCTGCTTTAACATACCAGAAAAAGATTAATGACTACTCTCAGGGGAAGTAGGAGGGAAACACTTCCATTGGTGGATTGTATCTGTGCAAGTGTTTAAGACATAGAGGCCTTATCTATGTGTACTGCCCTTTCTGATGTGTACAGGGAGGTAAATCTCTCTACAAACACAACTTACAGGCACcttgtatcattttttttacaagatTTTCTTGTAAACTAAGCCCTCAGAAATTATTCTGACTAAATGTGCACATTAATGTGAAGGGGGTTGCttctaggaaaaaaaaaaatcaaatatcatGCATATTTAGCCACTTttagttgttttggttttaaggGAAGCACATCAACTACAGATCTGAGTCTCAGATGGTAGCTTGAGTCTCTAGctaacacacatttttgtttggagTTGAAGAATTAAAATCAGGCTTATATATTTTGACTATGTTAACGTTACAGGGCAGTTAGATAACATGCTAGCTATACTAACTTTTTAACCTGGGGATACAGTGGTGGCTATGTCAACTTgtttagattttgtttgtttgtttgtttttgacccTTAGTGGCAGAAGTAGCTCTACCTATGGTTTAGAGGAAGGCTACTGATGGAGAAGACCTGGGGAAATTGGAACGTGGTTCAGTTGTGACATATTCAGTTCCTCCAATCAGAAACAAGTGATTTATTGTGCACATTCTCACTGAAATTCTCTATCTGTACAAAGACCAGGATCATTTCACTTGGGCAGACGTTTCATTATTGAAAATATATCAGTTATATTATTAATtagtgtacatatatatatatcttaaaTCAAAAGTAGCATGTGACTTATGAGGGAAATTGTTAAGAAAAATTACTATGTCACtacacttttacatttttagatttattcATAAACTGATTGAGgaaagaaaatacagtttttcaTCAGTAGGGTATACGAATGTTGCTAAAGGGTTAACATTAATAGGACTCTTCTGTTAAATCACCCTGACCTGCCAGAACCAGATaatctgtctgctgctgtgggcAAGCGTAATTTCTGTGGGTGTTTATCTTCCTAACTAATACATATGTACAGAGAGAGGTGAAGAGCGACCAGGTggaagtgatgtctgtctgcagtgagAGGATTGTGGGTAGATGATCTGATTCCAGCACGTGTCGGTGCACACATGACAtcctctctctgacacactATCCTCAGTGGTCCATTCACTTTGTGAAACCCACATGACAACCTTGTCACctgctcatttgtgtgtgtgtgtgtgtgtgtgttatcctGCATGGCTTATGTGCCccagcttgtttgtgtgtattacatcacttgtctgtgtgtgtgcatgtaagcCTGTGGGTCACACGGGTTTATGTGTCGACCCTAGAGCTCATCTGGTCTGATGTGATTTTCTCCCAGCTGGCTGATGTGGAACAGTAGCCCAGATGTTGCAGAGATTACAACTCCCTGTAGTGTTTGGCGGGGGAAGCTTCGAGACCAttcaggaaaataaacacaaagggAGAATTTGTATTGCACACAGGCCCATTCTGCTTTATCCAGTCTCTTATTTACAGATTTGCAGATGACAACCAAAAGCTCATGTTTTGGTCAGGATGCCATAATACTTTATTccaaaacatgaaactgtgtCTGTCCTCACCTCAGGCACTTCATGCCATattctttgacattttgttaattgGTAAGCTAGTAATTATGTGtgatgttaaattaaaaaataaaattcaacaaagtcaacaaagtCACACACTTCATCACACATACTTCATCCTGTTCATGTGCACAGATCCAACAAACATCAAGAAAAAGACTACAGACATCATtcacataattttattttaatagatCTCTAtcatatacatacagtacaatatgCTCAAGACAGATTTTATGGCACATCCACATTTGTTGTACATTTTGCAGTCGCTGGTATTGCTGTGAGGCTACAGTAAAGTGACCATTCAAATCCGTTACTTAGGTAGATACAGGTGGACTGACCTCAGTGGGTAAGAATAAGGTTGCTACAGCAAAACACATGCACGGTCAAGTTATATGTTCCACTACAGGTGGGTCACACATCCAGTTACACAGACCGATACTTGAGGGAGCGGTGTTGTTATGTTCTATCGAAACCCCTTTGTTGGTTTTGTCTTGGAATATGCTACAACAGTGGCTACCATGATCCTGGAAAGCTACGGAATGTACATGGTTTAGGTTGCACCCAGTGGTCCTTTGCTTTCAATTTAAAGAGCTGCCATTGTATAATAATTCATTCTGTTTGGTTTCAGGGGAGATTTTAGATATACATTAAGAGTTAATGTTCTTTTTCGGTagtcaaacacatttcattctctGGGTTCAACCAAAACCTTAAATATCCCATAGGAGTGAAGACTAATGGGTGTATAAGGATCTAGTATTCAGATTTCTACGGCAATAAAACTTTACTGTCAATACTACAGGTACAGAGTACTGCTAGGAGGTTATTCACATATGTACAAACTCTGCTGCGCAGAGACTTGACAAGTGGGTGTGCATTTCCTTTCCGAGTCTGCAAAGCATGTTTgagatagaaaaataaaacagtgataGAGTACAAAATACTGTGTGCCGCCATCATATCGCaagtgctgctgtttattttcaccCTGTTATTTGTCCTTATTTGAATGAAAAGTCATATATTCACTCTTTCAgttggaatttaaaaaaaaaaccttaaaatgaTTGtctcaaaaaataatttaaaaaaataacattaataaaacagcagtCAACAGTCCAACAACTGACAATGTGTAACACGATAAACATGATACTAAAATTGACCAGCTCATCAGCTTTTCCTTTTATCAGCTTATCATAGAGTGATATATGTGAGTGTGGATGTGCACAAAATGTgtacatacaatatatacagtACGAGTGTGCAAGAGTATGGATGTGAGCACTTCCTGTATCCATCTCCATAATTTGTGTCTCTTTAAAACACACTAGTGGGTTAAAATGTCCCATTAGTGTCCTGTTTAATCTGCTCAAAGTGCTTCACATACTTGGCATGGCACCCAGTCTCCTCCGTGGAGACTCTCTGAATGTGCAAGGTTGGCATTTGGACTTTCTCCCAGTTATCCACCATAAGTGTTAAAtaataagaaacaaaataaagtgcCAAAATAGTGTTAACTTATGAGCCGGTGGTGacacaagtgaaacaaatgCAGGATGATAAGGGATGTATATTGGAAAGTGGAGGAGTGTGGAGGTGCGACAGCTCATTCAGCGGCTGTCTGCTGAGCTTTAGATGACCTGGCAGCAGCTGTGTGGGGTGGGGGTACAGAGCAGGCCCTCCTTGGGGCTCCGGTGGATGTTGACAGACAGAGTCTTGTCACTCAGAGGCATCTGCAGCACACGGTTCTTCATGTTCCTATGGTTCTCTCTCGCAAGGTCCAGCTCTCCTAGCCTCAGCGTGCCTGTGCAGGGGCCCTCCAACAGTGGGTCTGCCAGTGCGTCTCCCAGTGGGGGTTGGTGGTGGTACAGGTTCCCTCTGGGCGAAGGGCCACCCAGCAAAGAGACCTTATCCAGGCTACCAGTGGAGCCTCCCATGCACATCCTCCACATGGGACGATCCTGGGTGTCCACCCCAGCAACGCCactgctgccaccaccacctccccctcctccccctgtcAAGTTGTGGAACTGAGAGCTCAGGCACAGGCTCATCAGCTTTAGGCTTTCCACCAGGCCACTGGCAGCTTTGGCTGTTCCCTTACCCTGACCTGATCCAGGACTGGCACAGTTGGAGGGACTGTCCTGGCCTGAtccccttttctctctatcCCCTTTCCTCCCTATTCGCTCATCCCCTTGTCCACCTAAACTTGCCGTATCTGGTTTATGGTGGCTTTCAGTCTCATCATCACTAGTCTCTGAGCTGGGGGTGAAGGCAGCAACCGGTGCTGTTATACCAACAGTTTTAGGTGACGACATGAGCGTGGATGGTGACGGTATTCTAGAGTTCAGGTTTAGGCTGAGGCTGGGTTTGGGTGGGCCAAATCCATGCagttccctcctctcctcctcttcctcatcttctttaTCCTCCTCATGGATCTGGTTAAGAACTGGAGCACTCATACGGGTTGTCAGCCGATTACCAGGGGAAGACatagatgatgatgaggaagaggttTTGCAACGAAGCACCACCTGAGCAGGTAGCGCAGAAGGGGATGAACATCTGTCTTCCTcgccctcttcttcctcatcctcctccacactAAAAAGACTGGGACTACGAGGTTTGCAAGGGACCACAGAAGCCAGAGAGCCCAGTCTGAGGGGGTTGGAGTGGGGCTTTACCAGAGGCCTGAGCCCCCTCTCCTGGCTCTGTCGGGCAGGCTGCTGTTGGCTGGATCTAGGGGTGTGGTTCTCCTGCCGCTGGCTGAGGTCCAGCAGAGCTGTTTTGGGTCTGGGGCCTTTGTGGAGGCTCTCAGCACTGCGGGCAGGGGACTGTGGCCCCCCGGGATGAGAGATACCAGGACCCCCTAAGCCATCACTGACATCCTGGTGAACATCCACTCTGGTGGGCCAGGACTGCCTGTGAAGGGTTAAATGCACACAGCGCAGGAGGTTTAGTGGGTTGAACAGAATAAGTAATACTGTGTTTAGACtttcaaaaaatgttgttgAGTCATTAAGCTGtattctgacaaaaaaaaggtcTAAAGGCTATTCATTTTAGGAAATACACTTATCTGTTTTGACACTGACTCATGCCTGTGAGTCAAGCTGGAGTGAGGCCTAACCTAGTTTAACATACTCAGAAGttcaaaaacacaactcaacTACTGCAGCTCATTAATGGACACATTTCATTGCCAAAACGCTGTTTATACTTCAAATTGTCACTTGtaattgtcacatttttatcacagtcatatttttgaaatttggaCAGTCACATTAAGTTAcattaagctaagctaattgtgTACTTTataaatgaaattcattttctcagtgaggaaaacacaaggtgtttttttgcttgtggtGGGAATAACACACATCCCTGGTAATGTTGCTGATCTCTTCTATTCTCAGTCAGTCCAATCGTCTGCTGAAAAAAGGTTTTGTATGTCCATCTGCTGTCAAAGTTGTCTTCTGGAAACTGACAGTGCACAGCTCTGCAGAGGCAGCACTCTGTCTATCTTCtcaagaaatgtttgtgtgtgtgtgtgtttgtgtgtgtatgtgtgtgtgtacctgaacTGGGCCTTGCTGGGACTGGGTGATCGTGTCTGGCTGTGTTGCTCTTTCTCTTGCCTCTCCCTCAGCATCCTCTCAGCTAGCAGGAAGTATGTAGCTGTGATGTGGTTGTACTGGTTTGACTCCAGAGCACTGAGAAcatggaaagaaagacaaatttgAATGCCAAAACACTCACAAgatatgtatgtacatgtacacacacacacacacacacacacacacacacacaccctcaccaTGAGTCAAAAGGAAGTGATGGGGGTGGAGATTTAATTTGACATGGCAACAGCTCAGGATTGACTGCCAGCTGGTTGTTAATGGCAATTAAACTGTTGACAGCACTCAATTAAGTTTGACTTGGACTTGTGCACCATGGCAAATTTTTGGAGATTGCACAGGAAAGAAGAGCTGCATGttaatttatgtgtgtgagatggaGGGACACATACTCAGTTATGGTGTCTCGGTCTGCAATGCCGCCCAGCACCATGCGCTGGATGATGGAGCCGTGTTCTTCCTCTGACAGGCTGCGATGTGATACCAGAGGGGTAGACAGCTTGGTGGCCGGGGAGGGGTCGACACCTTGAAGCCATTCGTGTCCCTCGATCTCTTCAAGGGTTGCTCGTCTCTTGGGGTCCCTCTGTAGCATATTGGCTATAAGACTGGAGGAAGTCACAGAGGGGGATCAGTGTCACGGAGGAACTACAGAAATAGCAGGTCAGTACTCCAGCTATGTTCAGATGCACATTAATAGTACTGTAGTACTTGGACTTAACTATATCACGTTCATAAGCTGGTATTTAGGAAGCTCTTTTGGTTTTCATCCTCCTATGCGACCAAgaaatgaaatctgaaattaCTGAAATCTCAGACGGCGTCACTAAAATAAGTCAGACTGAGCAACgaagcacagcacagtgaaCAGGCAGACATTTAGAAAGCTTTTAAACAACTCTCCAGGTGTGATACACTGAAGGTGAGCGGTCACATCAATCTCTGGATGAACTTTGATCTACTGCAACATACAGTTCTTCTGTAAAATGAGGGACTATTACCAACATTTTCATGTGCTCTCTTTGCTTTCAAGTCAAGCTGTTTCGATAGATAAAGTGTTGGCTCGTTTACAACATCTCGTCCTCCATCCCCATCACTGATtacaatgttattattactgGTAAAAGCAGCAGCTACAAAATAAGACAGGTTCTTACAAAGCAGAAATGATTCCAGACACCGTGCCACACACCTGCGCTTATATCACTGTATTTTAAAAGTTACACAGCCAGTGCATAAATTAATCAGTTGTTGCTGATCAGCTGACACAAATGCAACTTCAGTACTTTATTCAAGTGGCCAAAAGCCTGAGAAAATGTCCAGGTTATTGTCAAGCAGGAGATGATGTGGGAATAATTCTGTAGACAAGCAAAACtttagcatttgtttttgtagcaCAGCTAAAATAACTAACTTCAGTGGTTGGATCCTTCATACAAAATAGAAGAGAGTGATGTTTCCTCAAGGCCACACTGTTGAGCAATTAGCAACTAACAACAAATGAACTAGGACGTGTGCCATCATTTCAAGTTCAAGCTCAAGTGGGCAAATCAGCATAATCTAATGCAGTCACACccaaaaacaatgtgttttcaAACCAACAGCCCATCCAAAATGTAACCAGCACCGGAGTTGCCCTACTCTGCCTTGAAACATTGTTGAACCCTCACAATGTTAAAAATAGAGGGCCGATTTTAAAGGGTGCATTAGATACACTCAGGGAAGCGCTGCATCTCTCATGCAGCAGCTGACTGCAGCACCGAGCAAAAAGCAGTACAACAAGGAAGCGGCAAGAAGAGAGGACGGCTCCTCTTTTCTTCACACATCTACAGACATGAAATATGCAGCACCTGCAGAGTACTCCGTCCATCTGTGTGGGTATGCGCGCGTGCGTGTTACTCACTCTCGACATGCATTGGAGATGTGAGGAGGCACTGTGTATTTACAGTCCATGATCATAGTGAGCGTCTCGCTGTCGTTAGCCTCCTGGAAGGGGGGCTGA comes from Scatophagus argus isolate fScaArg1 chromosome 17, fScaArg1.pri, whole genome shotgun sequence and encodes:
- the LOC124074310 gene encoding SNF-related serine/threonine-protein kinase-like, which translates into the protein MAGLKRHHDGKIAGLYDLDKTLGRGHFAVVKLARHVFTGEKVAVKVIDKTKLDPVARGHLFQEVRCMKMVQHPNVVRLYEVIDTATKLYLILELGDGGDMYDCIMKHDGGLSEDVAKCYFAQIVHAISYCHRLHVVHRDLKPENVVFFEKQGVVKLTDFGFSNRFQPGKKLNTSCGSLAYSAPEILLGDEYDAPAVDIWSLGVILFMLVCGQPPFQEANDSETLTMIMDCKYTVPPHISNACRDLIANMLQRDPKRRATLEEIEGHEWLQGVDPSPATKLSTPLVSHRSLSEEEHGSIIQRMVLGGIADRDTITDALESNQYNHITATYFLLAERMLRERQEKEQHSQTRSPSPSKAQFRQSWPTRVDVHQDVSDGLGGPGISHPGGPQSPARSAESLHKGPRPKTALLDLSQRQENHTPRSSQQQPARQSQERGLRPLVKPHSNPLRLGSLASVVPCKPRSPSLFSVEEDEEEEGEEDRCSSPSALPAQVVLRCKTSSSSSSMSSPGNRLTTRMSAPVLNQIHEEDKEDEEEEERRELHGFGPPKPSLSLNLNSRIPSPSTLMSSPKTVGITAPVAAFTPSSETSDDETESHHKPDTASLGGQGDERIGRKGDREKRGSGQDSPSNCASPGSGQGKGTAKAASGLVESLKLMSLCLSSQFHNLTGGGGGGGGGSSGVAGVDTQDRPMWRMCMGGSTGSLDKVSLLGGPSPRGNLYHHQPPLGDALADPLLEGPCTGTLRLGELDLARENHRNMKNRVLQMPLSDKTLSVNIHRSPKEGLLCTPTPHSCCQVI